Proteins from a genomic interval of Coccinella septempunctata chromosome 2, icCocSept1.1, whole genome shotgun sequence:
- the LOC123307657 gene encoding uncharacterized protein LOC123307657 produces the protein MAEDPVVNLLRQHFKKVNECLRDKKNFDILTRFSFRSTCDKAIDDTDFYTDDEYVNPEFEMSQRRPGKSFPEVPRQILDTSIEEIESEEFQAETDFDGSSIGRRSVSEATSSVYNTTFEDADQREENEVQYPVIPYRKPSRKSLLERPQTPMLEMYDSEEESEYYEYSDPTPRKMEGSQKFILYPEQLQAGDLNFAGKNEELSHETTVERPEMLGILPRKEDTKEKCRIPTPEENERAFNEELEMYKRDIKLEQTIRSDKNFHDRSLEIHPPTSSCSQCTKSIRGLDERSRIFEIDSSSGLDANEKVPEYLKNYFEEAKTNVCRKSSECHRESSEKCNFGSPYVESSVDNDLLELVYEKIFSNTSSKHEGLNSPAFEKANIADNNYFTMNHLEIQKEMMKRIEDMYKPGDGKYSN, from the exons ATGGCGGAAGATCCGGTTGTAAATCTCCTACGACAGCATTTCAAGAAAGTGAACGAGTGTCTGAGGGATAAGAAGAATTTCGACATATTGACAAGATTCAGCTTCAGATCTACATGCGATAAGGCGATCGACGATACAGATTTCTACACAGACGATGAGTACGTAAACCCGGAATTCGAAATGTCTCAACGTAGACCCGGCAAAAGTTTCCCAGAGGTTCCCAGGCAGATTCTAGATACCTCTATCGAAGAAATCGAGTCGGAAGAATTCCAGGCTGAGACGGATTTTGACGGATCCAGCATCGGAAGGAGATCTGTATCTGAGGCCACTTCTTCGGTGTACAACACAACTTTTGAAGATGCCGATCAAAGGGAGGAGAACGAAGTGCAATATCCTGTAATTCCCTACAGGAAACCTTCTCGAAAATCGCTTCTGGAAAGACCGCAAACACCCATGTTGGAAATGTACGATTCTGAAGAAGAGAGCGAGTATTATGAGTACAGTGATCCCACGCCTAGAAAAATGGAGGGATCCCAAAAGTTTATCCTGTATCCGGAGCAATTACAAGCCGGTGACTTAAATTTTGCTGGAAAAAACGAGGAATTGAGTCATGAAACGACTGTCGAGAGACCAGAAATGTTAGGAATCTTGCCGAGGAAAGAGGATACTAAGGAGAAATGTAGAATTCCCACACCTGAGGAAA ATGAGCGAGCTTTCAACGAAGAACTTGAAATGTACAAGAGAGACATCAAACTAGAACAAACCATAAGAAGTGACAAAAACTTCCACGATCGATCCCTTGAAATCCACCCACCAACTTCTAGCTGCAGTCAATGTACGAAAAGCATACGCGGACTTGATGAAAGATCTCGTATTTTTGAAATAGACTCCAGTTCAGGCCTGGACGCCAATGAAAAAGTCCCGGAGTACCTCAAGAATTATTTCGAAGAGGCTAAAACCAACGTGTGCCGAAAATCATCCGAATGCCATCGAGAAAGCAGCGAGAAATGCAATTTTGGCAGTCCCTATGTTGAGTCATCGGTTGATAACGATTTGCTGGAACTCGTTTACGAGAAGATTTTCTCGAATACTTCATCGAAACACGAAGGCCTCAATTCGCCAGCTTTCGAAAAAGCTAACATTGCCGATAACAACTATTTTACCATGAATCATTTGGAAATACAGAAAGAAATGATGAAGAGAATCGAGGATATGTACAAACCTGGTGATGGCAAATACAGCAACTGA